ATGATATAGCAAGTTATGTCTTATGATGAGATACCTAGTTGAATTAAACTATGAGAACTTGCCCAAAATGCATAATTTCAATTGTTGGCCCCccaaactgaaaattgactGCCATTAGTATAATACTACTATCTTAACCTTTTCCAAATTTACCATATGGAGATCAAGTTATGGATTTTATTACTTCTTGGTAGGTGATATTAGTTTGAACCAATTTCACAGTTTTCTTCTTAGACACTTAATGATTTATTTTAGCACTTCAAAACTCTTTATCATATCGCCATTTTTTAATATTCTAAATGGTCAAGTTCATGTTTACTTCATTTGCTAAAGATGCAAACATTATCCAATACTGTTATTTTGATAAAGTTTTGTGTACCATCATCATGCACACAATAGTGTTCTATAATATCCTCATAGTTTCTTGATGTTTAAAACTATTAAATCTTTTTAgatgatttttaattttaaaatataattcaaGTTCTTGTAGCATAGAATTTTGTTTTTGACATGTCTATCTGAACTGTCAAAGAAACAATATAATGCCGAGCACACAATGCTTGAAAACCAATATTTTGCACTTTGTTTGGGCAAAGAAGTAAGTTTACAGGAGACAACTTTTGAATTGTTCACAAATTTCAGACTTTTTGTAGTTGAAGCAAGGCAAAACCAATATGCCACTCAGATTGAGTTTCTGGCCTGAAAAGATAGCATGCTCTTAGCATTTGCACATTTCTGCTCTTAGATATAAAAAATTTAAGTAGCAATACCGAAGTTTGAAAACATTATCAAAACCATCATTGGAGTAGTCACAATTGGATACAGTTTTAATAACTACAATTAATAAGCTAATCTACAGCCATGACTGATTAAGAGACATAAGTAAATAACTTGGATTAAGAAAGCATAGATGATGTAAATTTCATCAATCATAACCTGCAAAAGCAAAGCACCTAAACTTTTGGCAACTACGATTCAAGAAAATAAGACATTGACAGCAAAATGTGCAAAGTCCAATATTCCAGAGATGACAACTATGACAGTACAATGTAAGCCTAGTTCTCCTAGATCTGTAACAAGTCGCCCAGAAGGAATGACTGCTTAACCAGTCAATAAAGAATCCAGAATCTGTTCAACACCTCAATGCATTTCTCCAATTGTTGTGCATCAATTCAAAGCAGtgaagaacatggttttgcggAGTAATTTACCTATAGACTAGATGCACAGAAACAAAGAGTTTAGAATGTCTCACCTGTTGATATGCATGAAAACATAGCCCAGCAATAAGGGCTCTCATGTATATCTGTTTAACATTCAAACCCTGCAAAGCCCATAAGGAGAAGACCAAAGAATATCATCAGCATTAAACGTTTACAGCACCATGAATATTAACATATCAACATTATGATTGCTCATGTGCATCAAGATTGGTGCCCACAAGGTATTATCTTTGTGGAGTGCAAGCGCCAAACATGCATTATTCTAAAAGCCAATATAGACACCAATTCGATGCAGATTTAAGTACTTCCAGCTAGCAAAGACTCCATGAAAATTCCAAATCAGATATTTGCATACACATGTACATATATAGTATGCATATTACACACTCACATGTACACACAAACAGATGCATATGCATCATGCATGCACACAAACATATATTAGAGTGTATTTGCCAACATCATAACATCATACTCACAGCAGACTGCACAAATGAAGGAGTGAACTTGGTGCCTTCGACAAATAGAGTTACAGGAGCTAACAGGaaaaatgacataattgttatTATCGAGAAGAGATTTATGTTGTCCAGAGATTCCTGTTAAGAGCAGAAAACTGGTCAAGAATAAGTACTAGGAAAAGCCAGCAGCAAAATTAGCTAACGCATTTGCCTTTTTTATCAGCTCTAGACTTAGTAATAATAAAGAATATTAAAGAAAGAACTAATTATATAAAGTtgattaaaatattaatatagaaaataaactaaaatatttttttgttcctGGAAATCTGCATCACCTCTTTCTTAACCATGAGCTTTTTGCTGAAAACATTGCGAGATTGGAAGGTCACGTTGGAAGCCATTGCACTCCAAAATCCAGCCCTGCTTACAGCAGATAAAGAGTATATAAAAATAACCCCTACTCcactataatattttttttttaaaaaaaaacactcaAACTGGATGACTGGAGGGAacaagagggaggggggagcATTGAATGAAGACACTGAAAAAGCTTTAAGTGCTTGTTGCAAACAAATGCCTATGTTGCATTAAATTTATCAGCTAAGTTTTAATTCTACTAAATGACTCACCAGTTAAAAGAAGCTTCAGTCATAGATGCCAATGCTACACCACCAACAATCGGCACAAGAGAGAGGACAACCCAAACAGTAGGCAACTGCATTCGCATTCAACAAACGATTACTGGTCTAAAGAGCAGAAAATCCCAAATTATCAAGTTGCAGGCTCCAGTTTAGACAAAATGCAGCTTTATGGTTGTACATGCTACATGATCAACATCCAGAGGAGTTAACCTTCCTCTTCTCTTATTTTATCACAAAGACATTTATAAGTCTTGTTCAATTATATATGTTGACGCATTTAAATTGCAACCAAAAGGCATAAGATTATGAGAAACCAACATGTAGCCAATATTAAAATAGTACGGCTTGCCCAATTACATATTGGAAGATACCAATGGTAAAACGAGGCAACACCTCAAAACAGAACATGATCGAGCATAAGTATGAGCATGTTGTAAAATACAGCAGCACTATGTGCTGAGAATTCTGGTGCATAAAAAAAATGACAACAAGAATCACCTCTCCCAGGAACAAGGAAGAAAGGAGGACTGAGAAAAAGGGCTCCATAGCTTTGATTGTGTGTGTGAATGATACAGCAACTTTTCCCAGACTCATATTAGTGAAGAGGTTGCCCATTGTGTGGACCACAGCCAGTGGCAGAATTGCTGCAAGCTGAAAAGAACTCATAATTAGATACAATATATCTGCATTACATAATTGACCGGTTGCTCATAATTTTCATCTAAGCATCACATCGCGATACCTGTGAAGAAGAAATCTTTGGTCTCCTGTAAAGATTAGTCATCCACATAAATAAGACAAGGGCAGTCCCAATAGCGAATTGACATGTTGTGATGGTTAATGGGAATGGAAAAACCTTCAGAACCTGAGACACATGGAAGCAGTAAAATTACTTCCCAACTTATCTCACATCAGACTACAGCCTAGCCCAAACAACCCAATGATTATGTCTAagcaaaaaaatttctttacaATATTTAGCTTAACTGGAAATTAAATCAATCTGGTGTTTCAACTTAAAGGGAAAATAGCATAAAGAAGAAATCATCTAAAGAACATTCAAATAAAAACAACCTAGCTTTTAATCTTATTGATCATTTTGCATTATTGATATGTCTACTTAGTAAATCAAGCCTTGAATTCCTTTAGAAACAGTAAGGAAGATATTTATGAATGAAGTTCAAAGACAGTCCACTACAGgtttaagaaaggaaaataaggttCGATCCAATATCAATATCTATCAGCTTTTATCATGCATACCGAAGCGACTAGTAAATACTGATATGCAACATCATGGGTTAGCAGTATGGACCCCAGTATAAATTACCAACTTCATATGTACCATGAAGTGGTAAAAGACAGAATAGTTCAAACTTCATTAGAGCATTCTTGTCCAACTTGTCCTGCATTATTTTGTTACCCTGAAGCCAAATCAGACCAGTCCCAAGCCAGACCCAATTATCTACTACGATTAGAAGATGCTTAATATATATGTTGTCATCATATCAATGTAGGAGCTAACAATGACACCACCATAGAAACAAAGTGATCAGTCACTATTACAAATTCAATGCAATCTAATTTTGCTGACCAGATTTGTATTCGATAGGTCaagtttatgattagatttttCCTAATAACATGccttaattttgaaaataaaggaGAATAGATAGAGACGCCTGTCCTTAATCAAACAGCAAATCCTAAAGCTTAAattatcagaaaaaaaataaagaacaaaaataaCCAACTATCCAGTGTACAAGTTATTTCCCTCATCCTAAAGATGAAACCctgccaaacttacctgatTCCCTAATATAACTAGGTTAAGTAATATTTCTCTAAACCTATAAAGATTATGATTGGGGGCTCGTTTAAGCAAATATAAGATAGAACCATATATTTCCATGACCTGAAATTTGAGCCTAACTTCATCAGAAGACTTTAGCCATCTTTAAAGCGCTATAACAACAAAATTAGCTAAAACCAGCCAAACAGAAGTCGATGAACTTGTGATCATTTCGAACTATGCGTCCATAAACCTATACGGGCATTGGTGAGTCCAAAGAgaaatttttgataaaaaaattgtgGGCTCATAAAAGAAACATCAAACCTAATATACTATAACAATTTGAACATATCATAGCTTATGTTCTTTTTGATGTTAAATGAATACTCCTTTTGTATCCAAAACAGGCGAAGTTTCTTTAGTTATTGCTTTACAGCAAGATCACTTCCGGAGAAAATCCATAATTCTGAGTGATCCTCTTTTACCTGACTCCACATATTTCAGGGGATTGAGTTTGTCTGAAACTTACTTAAGCCAGATAGATGCATAAATTGAGGTAGTTTCGACACTGAAAAACAGTTCTGGGCAAGGTTGTTGCTTGTCATAATAGAAGATCTACAACTTGCAGTGTTTAGACAAATGACCCTTTTTCCAGGTGAATAAGGATGCAAAATCAAAGGCATATGCAATTAAAAAACTTTGATGCATAACAATCCACAGCAAGAtgtaataaaagaataaaagagaTGCATAACGACTGTAAAATAAGTTCAGAAAAGCAAAAAATCCTAAACCACAATCTATAAATACACATCAAGAACTTAAGCCAAGACAAGATTAAATCAAAGAAGATTTAATCATGTCTTAATGATAAAAACTGAAGAAAAAGCAATTCAAGATTCAGATTCAGTGGatagaatcttttttttttggtgccagTAGATAGAATCTTTGATCTGccttccattaaaaaaaaaagaaaagaaatcgaGCTTTGCCCAGACGTGGGACACTCAGGAACGGAATTCCAGATCAAAATCCAAGAAGACTGGCTCACAAGATCCCTCAACACCACTAAATAAATAAACCTCTCCTCACTGTGATCGGTCCAGataaagacaaagaaagaagaaaaagggggttgaggaggaggagacgtGCCTGCTTGTTATAGATGTTGAAATAGATGTTAAAGAGATACCAGAGGCCGAAGAGCGATCCAAGCTGCAGGGTTCCAAGCAGCCCTCCACCGCTGCTGGTCTCGCCGCCGGCCCTCTCGGGGACGGAGGAGCTCGCCCTGGCCACGAGCACCTCCGCCCTCTTCCGATCCGGCGCGTGCGAGCGGCCGGAAGCCCAGCCGGGGGCGCCGACGAGGCGAGACGAGAGAAGGGGAAGAGGGCGAGAGAGGGCATTCCGGATCGGCGATGGTTGGTGGGAGCGAGTCCTAAAGAAGGATCCAGCGCTCGGGCTCGGCCTCGAAGGCCTTCGAGACCGGAGGAGAGGGGTCGAGGACGACAGACCAAATGCAGCACTCTGCATCTCGCTTCCTTTGCGTTGCCTCtaactctctctccttctctccttcGCTCCTTCTCGTTCCACCCCTAGTCCCCACCTTATAAAAAAATGAGAGAAGCGTTTGGTAGCATCGGTCGTATCGGCGCGGACACGTGGACCAGGTTGTGTGCATGGGGCCGGTTGTATCTCCTTCCTTCGCACGAAATCATCGTTGGATCATCCACCGCACAGATCTCAAACCGCTCCGAAGGCGTCATTTATCCGACTGCACAGATCTCAAGGCGGGTAGCTGATGATCCAACGGTGGTCTCGCTCGAAGGAAGGTTAGGTCAATCATCGTTCGCGCCAAAGATACACCTTTAGATGGAAGCCAGTGCgtactttttttttgggtttctaTAAAGCCTTTTGAAaactttaccttttttttttccttttctgtaAAGCATATGCAGCCACACGGGGGCATTGACACGTGCACGTTTGTTTCAAAACCTAGAAAGAGCTCGGCACGCGCCATACACACGATTGATGGCAGGAGACTGACCGTTCTCAACGAGCGTGATGAATGTGAGAGGTGGTATGGGTGTGAAGCGATTTAGGTTGTCGTGATTAACGCttacaacaaaaaataaaataaaataaaataaaatatgtggACGGCCGATGGTAAGTAGAGATAAAACCCTAATGCTTCCATCGTGTGTATCGCATACAAAGCCGTGGGTGAGGCAGGGTTGTCTGATCCATGGTTCCTCCCCTCAATCGGCCTTCCAAATTTTTGTTGCGATTGTCTTATATGTCGATCCTATTCAATTTTGTGTGAACGGTCATGATCTCCTagtttaattattttgtttttaataatatatttcgcAACAGAAGCCCACATTGTTTAATTTTATGGGTTGATACATGTCCATCTACCGCTCCTAAACAGTTTGCTTCTATATATAGGTCAGGCAAGTATGGATAACTAAAATAGAGACTCGGCTTATAAAGAATTCTTCATTTGCTACATGGACCATTATT
This portion of the Phoenix dactylifera cultivar Barhee BC4 chromosome 11, palm_55x_up_171113_PBpolish2nd_filt_p, whole genome shotgun sequence genome encodes:
- the LOC103709292 gene encoding phosphoenolpyruvate/phosphate translocator 1, chloroplastic-like, with the protein product MQSAAFGLSSSTPLLRSRRPSRPSPSAGSFFRTRSHQPSPIRNALSRPLPLLSSRLVGAPGWASGRSHAPDRKRAEVLVARASSSVPERAGGETSSGGGLLGTLQLGSLFGLWYLFNIYFNIYNKQVLKVFPFPLTITTCQFAIGTALVLFMWMTNLYRRPKISSSQLAAILPLAVVHTMGNLFTNMSLGKVAVSFTHTIKAMEPFFSVLLSSLFLGELPTVWVVLSLVPIVGGVALASMTEASFNWAGFWSAMASNVTFQSRNVFSKKLMVKKEESLDNINLFSIITIMSFFLLAPVTLFVEGTKFTPSFVQSAGLNVKQIYMRALIAGLCFHAYQQVSYMILAKVSPVTHSVGNCVKRVVVIVTSVLFFRTPVSLINSLGTGVALAGVFLYSRVKRIKPKTA